The following are encoded in a window of Clostridia bacterium genomic DNA:
- a CDS encoding exonuclease domain-containing protein, with protein sequence MNYLAFDIEAANGYKRYSICSVGVVIADENFNVIFKENIYVNPKAKYDLNGTRANVGIDLHLSPELLKASPTFDKIYDRLAKLLTGDYIVLGHAVVSDVIMLNSACKHYRLPPINFNFICSQLLFKAYKGDKEVRSLSKIAEQIGVVFTPHDSLEDAYVSLLTIKYLVEQTGQTVEQLMAKYSIRVGSTINFELIHPVIMQEGCSKKVKNNSIGKLYDYIRATKFVKISDKFSDVVFALDRIIELDNFANSVKILNEIYANGGKYSAKLAQANYYVSNSTANSSRTRAIITLANAGKLKIITLQEFYEMLNE encoded by the coding sequence TTGAATTATCTAGCTTTCGACATTGAGGCGGCAAACGGATATAAACGTTACAGCATTTGTAGTGTTGGCGTAGTTATTGCCGACGAAAACTTTAATGTAATCTTTAAAGAGAATATTTACGTTAACCCTAAGGCGAAGTATGACTTAAACGGCACACGGGCAAACGTAGGCATAGACTTACATCTTTCACCCGAACTACTTAAAGCGTCACCGACCTTTGACAAAATTTACGATAGGCTTGCAAAATTGCTTACCGGCGACTATATTGTGTTGGGTCACGCCGTAGTTAGCGACGTAATTATGTTAAATTCGGCTTGCAAACACTATCGCTTACCTCCAATTAATTTCAATTTTATATGTTCTCAGTTACTATTTAAAGCCTATAAGGGCGACAAGGAAGTTCGCAGTTTGTCTAAAATTGCCGAGCAAATCGGCGTTGTTTTTACGCCTCACGACAGTTTGGAAGACGCTTATGTGTCGCTACTTACGATAAAATATCTTGTAGAACAAACCGGGCAAACCGTCGAGCAGTTAATGGCAAAATATTCTATTAGAGTTGGGTCTACCATTAATTTTGAGCTAATTCACCCTGTAATTATGCAAGAAGGTTGTAGCAAGAAAGTTAAGAATAATAGCATCGGCAAATTGTACGACTACATTCGAGCGACTAAATTTGTAAAAATAAGCGATAAATTTAGTGACGTTGTCTTTGCGCTTGACCGCATAATCGAACTTGACAATTTTGCAAATTCGGTTAAAATTCTTAACGAAATATATGCTAATGGTGGCAAATATTCGGCAAAATTAGCTCAGGCAAACTACTATGTAAGCAATTCTACGGCAAATAGTTCAAGGACAAGAGCAATTATCACTCTCGCAAACGCTGGTAAACTAAAAATTATTACCTTGCAAGAGTTTTACGAAATGCTAAATGAATAA
- the guaA gene encoding glutamine-hydrolyzing GMP synthase, whose protein sequence is MQKVLIIDFGSQTVQLIAKTVRQHHIYCEIMPHYASFNKIKEYSPSAIIFSGGNNSCYEASSPTIDKAVFDLGVPILGICYGFQLMSHLLGGTVTPSQKGEFGKTEVVLVGKSQLFEGVDDKFDVTMSHFDSVTTLPTEFTLTSSTANCKYASAECLSKKLFGIQFHPEVTSQFGQIILGNFLYKIAGLAGDWSLGEFVKSTVEQIKQRVGNKRVLCAFSGGVDSAVSAMLVHQAVGDNLFCIYVDHGFMRQNETEEVLQIFKQEKGLNLIAVDAKEHFMSKLKGVTEPERKRKIIGEEFIRVFEKEAKKLGNISFLVQGTIYPDVIESGSGSGEVIKTHHNVGGLPSVMDFEGLIEPVRCLFKDEVRSVGLELNIPMQIINRQPFPGPGLAVRIIGELTQEKVDIVRQADHIFRQEMQESKVENVWQYFAVLPDVLSTGVMGDKRTYAHTVALRAVCSVDAMTAEWAHIPYDVLERTSQKITNNIRGVNRVVYDITSKPPATIEWE, encoded by the coding sequence ATGCAAAAAGTTTTAATAATCGACTTTGGCAGTCAAACTGTTCAACTTATTGCAAAGACAGTAAGACAACATCACATTTATTGTGAAATTATGCCTCACTACGCAAGTTTTAATAAAATAAAAGAATATTCGCCTTCGGCAATTATCTTTTCGGGCGGTAACAACTCTTGTTACGAAGCGAGTAGCCCAACAATAGACAAGGCGGTATTTGACTTAGGCGTTCCAATACTGGGCATTTGTTATGGTTTTCAACTTATGTCGCATTTACTCGGCGGTACGGTTACGCCTTCGCAAAAAGGAGAGTTTGGCAAAACAGAAGTAGTTTTAGTTGGCAAATCTCAACTTTTTGAGGGCGTAGACGACAAATTTGATGTTACTATGAGTCACTTTGACAGCGTAACTACTTTACCTACGGAATTTACTTTAACTTCCAGTACGGCAAATTGCAAATACGCCTCGGCTGAATGTTTAAGTAAAAAATTATTCGGCATACAATTTCACCCCGAAGTTACTTCGCAATTTGGACAAATAATTTTAGGTAATTTTTTATATAAAATTGCCGGACTCGCAGGCGACTGGTCGCTTGGCGAATTTGTCAAATCAACTGTCGAACAAATTAAACAGCGTGTCGGCAACAAAAGAGTTCTTTGCGCTTTTTCGGGCGGTGTTGACTCGGCTGTTTCGGCTATGTTAGTCCATCAAGCCGTAGGCGACAACTTATTTTGTATTTATGTCGATCATGGTTTTATGCGTCAAAACGAAACTGAGGAAGTTTTACAAATTTTTAAGCAAGAAAAAGGGCTTAATTTAATTGCGGTTGACGCAAAAGAACACTTTATGTCTAAACTCAAAGGGGTAACCGAGCCTGAACGAAAAAGAAAAATTATCGGCGAAGAATTTATTCGTGTTTTTGAAAAAGAAGCAAAAAAACTCGGCAATATAAGTTTTCTTGTGCAAGGCACAATCTACCCCGACGTAATTGAGAGCGGTAGCGGTAGCGGAGAAGTGATAAAAACTCACCATAATGTCGGCGGTTTGCCGTCGGTAATGGATTTTGAAGGGCTTATCGAGCCTGTTCGCTGTTTATTTAAAGATGAAGTTCGTAGCGTAGGACTAGAATTAAATATTCCTATGCAAATTATCAATCGTCAACCTTTTCCCGGCCCCGGACTTGCCGTTCGCATTATCGGCGAACTTACCCAAGAAAAAGTCGACATAGTTCGTCAAGCTGACCATATATTTAGACAAGAAATGCAAGAAAGCAAGGTTGAAAATGTTTGGCAGTATTTTGCCGTTCTTCCCGACGTATTGTCGACCGGCGTAATGGGGGACAAACGCACTTACGCTCATACCGTTGCGTTAAGGGCGGTTTGTTCGGTAGACGCTATGACTGCCGAATGGGCGCATATTCCCTACGATGTTTTGGAACGGACTTCGCAAAAAATTACCAATAATATAAGAGGGGTTAATCGTGTAGTTTATGATATAACAAGCAAACCTCCGGCTACAATCGAATGGGAATAG
- the guaB gene encoding IMP dehydrogenase has translation MKVLYEGLTFDDVLVIPQASQILPNQVDVSIKLNDNVKLNIPLMSAAMDTVTENKLAISMAREGGIGIIHKNLSIEEQASQVDKVKRSEHGVITDPFFLHPSNLVSQAVALMAHYKISGVPIVDDNNKLVGILTNRDLRFETNFNQPIDNIMTKENLITAPVGTTLDQAQKILGKHRIEKLPIVDKDYILQGLITIKDIEKNIQYPFSARDVNGRLLVGAAVGISPNTLERVSALVNAKVDLIAVDTAHGHSKKVLDMVQAIKAKFPNITLMAGNIATAEAVKALVDAGADILKVGIGPGSICTTRVIAGVGVPQVTAIINCAEQADKLGKRVIADGGIKYSGDITKAIVAGASAVMIGSLFAGTTESPGNLEIYQGRSFKVYRGMGSLSAMEAGSNDRYFQESTSKFVPEGVEGRVPHRGNLGDMIYQLVGGLRSGMGYAGQSTIDLLRANGKFVRITNAGLIESHPHDINITKEAPNYSIKG, from the coding sequence ATGAAAGTTCTTTACGAAGGGTTAACGTTTGACGACGTATTAGTTATTCCCCAAGCGTCGCAAATATTGCCCAATCAAGTCGATGTTTCAATCAAACTTAACGACAACGTCAAACTTAATATTCCTTTAATGTCGGCGGCTATGGATACCGTAACCGAGAATAAGCTAGCTATTTCTATGGCTAGGGAGGGCGGAATAGGCATAATTCACAAGAATTTGTCAATAGAAGAACAGGCTAGTCAAGTCGATAAGGTCAAACGCTCCGAACACGGCGTAATTACCGACCCGTTCTTTCTTCACCCGTCTAATTTAGTAAGTCAAGCCGTAGCTTTAATGGCGCATTACAAGATTTCCGGCGTTCCAATCGTTGACGACAACAATAAGTTAGTGGGTATTTTGACTAACCGAGATTTGCGTTTTGAAACTAATTTTAACCAACCAATAGACAATATAATGACAAAAGAGAATTTAATTACTGCGCCCGTTGGCACAACCCTTGACCAAGCGCAAAAGATTTTAGGCAAGCACCGCATAGAAAAATTGCCAATAGTCGACAAAGATTATATTCTTCAAGGTTTAATAACTATCAAAGATATTGAGAAAAATATTCAATATCCTTTTTCTGCCCGAGATGTTAATGGTAGATTATTAGTCGGCGCTGCGGTTGGCATTAGCCCAAACACTCTCGAACGTGTTTCCGCTCTTGTAAACGCAAAAGTCGACCTAATCGCAGTAGATACAGCTCACGGTCACAGCAAAAAAGTTCTCGATATGGTTCAAGCAATCAAGGCAAAGTTTCCTAACATAACGCTTATGGCGGGCAATATCGCAACGGCAGAAGCCGTAAAGGCTCTTGTTGACGCCGGTGCGGACATATTAAAAGTTGGTATTGGACCGGGCAGTATATGTACCACACGAGTTATCGCCGGAGTTGGCGTGCCACAAGTTACCGCAATAATTAACTGCGCCGAACAAGCCGATAAACTAGGCAAAAGAGTTATCGCCGATGGCGGAATTAAATATTCGGGCGACATAACTAAGGCTATTGTCGCAGGCGCTTCGGCAGTTATGATAGGTAGTCTTTTTGCAGGCACTACCGAAAGTCCGGGAAATTTAGAGATTTATCAAGGTAGAAGTTTTAAGGTTTATCGTGGTATGGGCAGTCTTTCGGCTATGGAAGCAGGCAGTAACGATAGATATTTTCAAGAGTCGACAAGCAAATTTGTGCCTGAGGGGGTAGAAGGTAGAGTTCCTCATAGAGGCAATCTTGGCGATATGATCTATCAACTTGTAGGCGGTCTTAGGTCGGGTATGGGTTACGCCGGTCAAAGCACAATAGATTTATTGCGAGCTAACGGCAAATTTGTGCGTATAACTAACGCAGGGCTAATCGAAAGTCACCCTCACGACATTAATATTACAAAAGAAGCGCCAAATTATAGTATTAAGGGCTAA
- a CDS encoding V-type ATP synthase subunit D has protein sequence MIKVNPTRMELKRLKERLKTATRGHKLLKDKTDEMIRRFVVIARENKRLRKEVETRLGNANKEFALSSAVSFPTQIQEAICLPCRKLTVKCSKTSIMNVQVPKIEVTQTGDTKYPYSFTSSTAELDASINNLDSVILSLVKLAEVEKTCNMLANEIQRNKRRVNALENVLIPQLTETIKFIRMKLDEADRSATIRLMKVKAMLLEKR, from the coding sequence TTGATTAAAGTAAATCCAACACGTATGGAGTTAAAGAGGCTAAAAGAGCGTCTTAAAACCGCAACACGTGGACATAAATTACTTAAAGACAAGACCGACGAAATGATACGTCGCTTTGTGGTAATCGCAAGGGAAAATAAACGACTTAGAAAAGAAGTCGAAACAAGGCTGGGCAATGCAAATAAAGAATTTGCGTTGTCGTCGGCAGTGTCTTTTCCTACGCAAATACAAGAGGCAATCTGTTTACCTTGTCGCAAACTTACCGTTAAATGTAGCAAAACATCAATTATGAACGTTCAAGTCCCTAAAATAGAAGTTACTCAAACCGGCGACACCAAATATCCGTACAGTTTTACTTCTTCTACCGCCGAGCTTGACGCAAGCATAAACAATCTTGACTCGGTTATACTTAGCCTTGTCAAACTAGCCGAAGTAGAAAAAACTTGTAATATGTTAGCAAACGAAATTCAACGCAATAAAAGAAGGGTAAATGCGCTTGAAAACGTTTTAATTCCTCAACTAACCGAAACAATTAAGTTTATAAGAATGAAATTAGACGAGGCAGACCGTTCGGCGACAATTCGTCTTATGAAAGTTAAAGCTATGCTTTTGGAAAAACGGTAA
- a CDS encoding V-type ATP synthase subunit B has translation MKEYRTIKEVVGPLMLVNGVSGVAYNELVEIEQNSGEIRRGKVLEVYNDTALVQLFEGSQGLKISTAKARFLGHSLELGVSQDMLGRVFSGLGVPIDKGPQILADKRMDINGLPINPYARDYPNEFIQTGISAIDGLNTLVRGQKLPVFSGSGLPHAQLAAQIARQAKVKNDDQKFAVVFGAMGITYEEADFFIKDFTDNGSIERTVLFVNLASDPAIERISTPRMALTCAEYLAFELDMQVLVILTDMTNYAEALRETSAARKEVPGRRGYPGYLYTDLATMYERAGRIKGHSGSITQIPILSMPEDDKTHPIPDLTGYITEGQIILSRQLQKRGINPPIDVLPSLSRLKDKGIGVNKTREDHAATMNQLFACYARGKEAKELATILGESALTDIDKLYSKFSVEFEERYISQGFATNRSIAQTLDLGWELLSILPRSELKRIADKLLDKYYGKTFMQK, from the coding sequence ATGAAAGAATATAGAACAATTAAAGAAGTAGTCGGTCCGTTAATGCTAGTCAATGGCGTTTCGGGCGTCGCCTACAACGAGCTTGTCGAGATAGAACAAAATTCTGGCGAAATTCGTAGAGGCAAAGTGCTTGAAGTTTATAATGATACCGCCCTAGTGCAACTTTTTGAAGGTAGTCAAGGACTAAAAATATCTACCGCAAAGGCAAGATTTTTAGGTCATAGCCTAGAACTAGGCGTTTCGCAAGATATGCTAGGCAGAGTGTTTAGCGGATTAGGCGTTCCAATCGACAAAGGACCGCAAATTCTCGCCGACAAGCGTATGGATATTAACGGCTTGCCCATCAACCCTTACGCAAGAGATTACCCTAACGAATTTATTCAAACCGGTATTTCTGCAATCGACGGGCTAAATACCCTTGTTCGTGGGCAAAAATTACCTGTATTTTCGGGTAGCGGACTACCGCACGCTCAACTTGCAGCTCAAATTGCTAGACAAGCTAAGGTTAAAAACGACGACCAAAAGTTTGCCGTTGTTTTTGGCGCTATGGGTATAACTTACGAAGAAGCCGACTTTTTTATTAAAGATTTTACCGACAATGGCTCGATAGAACGTACGGTTTTATTTGTAAATCTTGCTTCTGACCCTGCTATTGAACGAATTTCTACCCCAAGAATGGCTCTAACTTGCGCCGAATATCTTGCCTTTGAGCTTGATATGCAAGTTCTTGTAATTTTAACCGATATGACAAACTATGCGGAGGCTTTGCGTGAAACAAGCGCCGCAAGAAAAGAAGTTCCCGGTAGACGAGGTTATCCCGGTTACCTTTATACCGACCTTGCAACAATGTACGAGAGGGCAGGCAGAATTAAGGGACATAGCGGTAGCATAACTCAAATTCCTATATTAAGTATGCCCGAAGACGATAAGACGCACCCAATACCCGACTTAACCGGCTACATTACAGAGGGTCAAATTATCCTTTCTAGACAGTTGCAGAAGCGTGGTATAAATCCGCCTATCGACGTTCTACCTAGTCTTTCTAGACTTAAAGACAAGGGAATAGGCGTTAACAAAACAAGAGAAGACCACGCAGCGACTATGAATCAACTTTTTGCTTGTTACGCTCGGGGCAAAGAGGCTAAGGAACTAGCTACTATCTTAGGCGAATCAGCCTTGACCGATATTGATAAACTTTACTCAAAGTTTTCAGTCGAATTTGAAGAGCGATATATTTCGCAAGGCTTTGCAACAAACCGTTCGATAGCACAAACCCTTGACTTAGGTTGGGAATTACTCTCTATTCTACCTCGAAGCGAACTTAAAAGAATAGCCGACAAGTTGCTAGACAAATACTACGGCAAAACTTTTATGCAAAAATAA